The genomic stretch GCTGCTGAGGAGCTTCTCGGTCCCCGTGACGATCTCGGGGAGGAGCTTCTCGAGCAGTTCCTCGGTCACGCCGAGGCGCTGGAGGAGTTCCTCGTCGAGTTCGACGCTGAAACCGTCCTCGCCGACGCCATAGCCCATGCTCGTCGCCAGGTGCTTCCCGGCATGAACCAGGGCGACCAGCGGCTGCTGCTCGTTGCCCGCCATCCGAGGACGGGGATAGTAGCAGGCCACCTCGATGAGGCTGACGGGATAGCCCCAGCCTTCGGTGAGGACGCCGCCGACGTCGGTGTGGTCGTAGCCGAGGAGATCGTGTTCCGCCTGGCGCCAGGGGATGTTCTTTTCCAGCTGGTGGACGCGGATCCGCTCGAACTGATCGGCGCAGGCGTGCGCCAGGGCGAGCTTGCCGACATCGTGGAGGAGGCCCGCGGTGTAGGCCAGCTCCGGCTGGATGCCGTGACCGACCTTCTTCGCGAGCGCTTCCGAGGCGACGGCGACGCAGAGGGAATGCTTGTAAAGATCGCCCGGCTCCCAGCCGTAGGCGCCGACGGGCTGATTCGCCAGCCAGCGGCCCGCGAGGGAACCGGCGGCGATGCGGTAGAGCTGCTTGAAGCCGATCCGGACGACGGCGTCGGCCACGGTCTCGCACTGGGCGGAAGAGGCGAAGAAGGCCGAGTTGGCCATCCGCAGGACCGCCGTGGAGAGGCCGGGGTCCTTCATGATCATCGACTGGACGTCGTTCGCCTCGGCCTTCTCGGGCTTCGAGAGGAGGTCCATGAGGGGCGGCAGGAGCCAGGGGGAGCAGGGAATGCTTCGCGCCATCTCGCAAACGAGGCTGAGAGGCAGCGGCTGTCCCGGAGGCGGCGTGGGCGTGGGATCGCTCATTTCCAAAAGAGAGGTTGGTTGGGGGTCCGAACGGAGACCTGTCCCGATTCGAGATAGAATTTGATCGTTCGATTGACGTGGCCGCCGACTTCCCAGGCACCGACGCGGAGGCCGAGGGTCTGGCTGAGGGTCTTGAAGGTCTCGATGTTCCGGTCGCCGATGCGGAAGAACTTGTCGGCACTCATCACCTGGGAGCCGCCGAAGACCTTGCACTCCAGGTGGCTTCCCGCGCCCGCCTTCTTGAGCTGGGCGAGGAGCTCGTTCATCCCGCTGTCGAGGAACATGGCGATCTTCGTCGCGCCCTGGCTCTGGTGGAGCTTCGAGTCGGGAAGCATCGCATGGAGCATTCCGCCGATCTTCTTGGCCGGATCGTAGAGGGTGATGCCGAGACAGGAACCGAGGGCGTAGGTCGTGATGATCCAGGAGGCCCCGGAGGCCATCTTGATATCGGCCACTCCGACGATCGTTTCCCGATATTCCGTTCCCGACGCTGAGGTGGGGGCAAGCGGGGTGTTCAAACAGTCACTTTCCGAAGAGGCTATAAAGGATTCAAGCCCGGAACGGCGGGGCGACATCGCCCTTCACCGAGCCCGCAGCGCGAACATTCGCCGCACAATACTGTCCCGGCTCGGGGGCTGTCGAGGAAGAAGGTCTTCCTAGGTGTTATTTCATGTTCGGACCCGCGTCGTGGACGGGGACCGGCGCCGGCTGCGGCGTCGAGGGGGAGGAGCCCGAGGGAATCGGGACGAGGGAGCTTCCGGCGACCGAATCGGGAGACTGGGGCGTGGCCGGGGTGGGGAAGACGTCGATGGGCTGGGGCGTCGCGCTCCCCGCGGCGCCGTTGCCGCCGGCCCCGCCCGCTCCCGCGCCGCCGCCGGCGCTGTTGAGGATCGACTGCTCGCGTACCATGACGAGGAGGGCAGACTGGTCGTCCATCAGGTTCTTCAGGCCGTCGTACTCGGTCTGCAGCTGGCCGATGCTCCGCTCCTTCGCGGCGATCTCGTTCTTGAATTTGTCCTCGAGCGTCGCGACGGCCGCGGCGTGCTCGCCGTCCTTCTTGCGGACGGCGTCGAGATCGCGCTTGAAGTCGTCCTGCAGCGTCGACATCGATTCCCGCTCGGCGGCCAGGGAACGCTCGATCGTGACGAAGCGGCCCTGCTGCATGGCGATCTCTTCGGAAAGCTTGAGGAGCTGGAGGTAGCGGCTGTTGAGGTTCGCGCTCAGCTTGCTGACGTTGTCTTCGCCGTCCTTCTTGACGCCGTCGATCTTCTCCTGGACCGCGAGGAATTTCTTATCGAGGAGGAATTTCTGGACGCCGACGAAGCAGGCCAGGGCGATGATCGCCAAGACCAGCAAAATTTCGGGGGTCGCCTTCCCTGACTGTGAGTTCATAACCCTGTGATCCTTCAGATTAAATCTACCACACTAAATCAATTGCAGAGAGGGGCGTCCAGTTTTTAATTAAAAAAACATAAAATCGCGTCCTTCTCATTGATTAAAAAGAAGCAAGACCCATTCCAAATCGGCTTTCCGGGTAAAATTACTTCCCCTCCCCGTCCTTGCGGGCGCGGGCCTCGGCGGCCTGCCGCAGGAGGTCGGCGGGAAGGACGTTCGGCTTCAGGACGGCGTCCTGGTTCGACTGGATGATCTTCGGGTCGATTTCGGTGCGGAGGATGCGGACTTCGCGGGGGGCCTTGATGCCGATGCGGACGCGCTGGCCCTCGACGGCGACGATGACAACCTCGATCTCGTCTCCCAGCTTGATCGATTCTCCGGGCTTTCTGGAAAGTACTAACATGGTGGGTTTTCCTTTCTAGAATTCGAAGGTTTCCTGCTCGGAGTAGCGGGCATCGTGGAGGACGATCTGGCTGCCCAGCTTCTTCTCCTTGTGGAGGACGAGAGGCGCGCGGAGGTTCGCGTGGATGCGGAACGGCTTCCCGCTTTCGAGGCGGATGATGAAAAGGATGACGCAGTCGAGCGGCCCGGGGGAACCGATGGGCTCGAGCTCGATGTCGTCGACGTCCATGACGTAATCGGGCTTCAGGTAGAAGGCCTCGATCACCACGAAGGCGACGTTGACGTCCTCGACGCTCCGCATGACGGTGAAGGGGCGGTGGCCCTCCTCCTGCGAGAAGACGAAGCGGTGGAGCGTGGGGAAACCGGGGATCCCCTGCGGAAACGTGAAGGTTTTATCGAGGATTTCCCTCTCGATGGGGTCAAGTTCGGCCATGGATAAGAATTAGGTGATGTAATCGAGCAGGCTCATGTTGAGGATCTTCGCGCCCGATTGCAATGCCGCCTGATAGGCCGTCTGCACCGTCGTCAGGTCGGTGGCCAGGTTCGCCGTGTTGGCGTCGCTGAGGGTACTGGCCTGCTTCCTCAGGTTCGTCATCTGGTTGGTCAGCGCGGTCGCGTTCGTCGAGAGCTGGGTCAGCTTCGCCGAGGCGATGCCGACGCTCTCCGAGGAGAGGGAGACCGCGGCGTTGACCTGCTGCATGGCCGAGGCGTAGCCGCCCTCCGCCGCGAAGGGATCGGCCGTCGAGGTCGCGTTCTGCATCTCCGTCGCCAGGGAGGCGATGAGGGTGTAGGTGTCGGTGCTCGTCTGGCCCGCCTTGTAGAGGAAGCCGTTGAAGCCCGCGGTGCTGCTCCCCGCGGTGAGGCCGATGTTCACGCTGAGGTTCGCGTTGATCTCGTAGGAGGTGACGTTGGAGCTGTAATTGGCCGAGCTGTTGAAGACGTAGCTGGGCGGCGCGCTCGGGTTCGAGACGAGGGGGGGGACGTTCCCGGTGCTGCCGTAGAGGTAGACGCCGTTCGTCGACCGGTTCGCGATCGAGGCGATCTGGTCGGCGATCGTCCCCATTTCTTGGCCGATGATGTGGTAGGTGGAGGCGTCGGAGACGCCGTTGGCCGAGGTGATCAGCTCGCTGGCGCGGCTCATCAGCGTCTGGAGGTCGGCCATCCCCTGGTAGCTGTTCTGGGCCGCCAGCGTCGCGGAGTCGGTGTTCGCCGAATACTGCTGGGTCTGCAGCTCGTTCGTCCGGTAGTTGTTGAGGTCGCCGAACCCGGCGACGTTGTCCGACGGGTCGAGGATGTTCATCCCGGTCGAGATCTGCTGGCTCAGCTTGTTTTCCCGGCTCAGGAGGGTGCTCGTGGTGTCCTTGAGCTGGTTCGGGAAGGTCTGGGAGGTGACGCGCATGGGAATTTCTCCTTGGGATTAACTCTGGGGCTTAACCGAGGTTGTTGATGATCGTCTGGTACATCTGGTCCAGCGTGTTGATGAACTTCGAGGAGGCCTCGAAGGCGCGCTGGAAGGTGAGGAGGTCGACGGTTTCGTCGTTCACCGAGATGCCGGAAACCGAGTTCCGCTGGTTCGTGACCTGGGTGCTCATGAGATTCTGCGAAGTGAGGTTCGTCGCCGCCGCGCTCCGGGCCGCCGCCGTCGTCGTGACGACCGACTTGTAGAAGGAGAGCGTGCTGGGATCGTCGGCCAGCGCCGCGATCTTCGTCGCGTTGCTGCCGTCGAGCTGGCCGGCGGTCGTCGTCGCCGCCGGGATGAGGTCGTTGTTGTAGTTCGCGTTGTTCAGGTCGTAGACCTGGTTCACGGCGAGGTCGAAGGCGCCGGTGCTGGCGGTCGAGGAGGAGGAGCTGGTGGTGAAGAAGGGAGTGGTCACGGCGGCACCGTTCTGGTCGTAGCCCGAGGCCACCGCGGAGTTGATCCCGGTGACGACGTTGTTGATGAAAGTGTTGTAGCGGTCGAGGAGCGAGGAGCCGCCGCTGAAGGCGCTCGCGGTGGTCTGCTCCTTGCCGATCACGTTGTTGTCGATGTTGAGGAGGCCGCCGAGGCTGCCGCCCGTCGGCGAGGCCGTCGTCGTCCCGTTCGACGCCGAGGTGGCGGTCAGGGTGAGGTCGTTGCCGATCGCGTAGCCGGTCGCGCCCGTCGTCGGGTCGGAACCGGTGACGGAGAGGGCGTAGCTGGTCCCCGCGCCGCCGCCGTAGATCCCGGTGACGAGGGAGACGCCGGGGGTGTCGGTCAACGCGATGTCGATCATGTTGCTGTGCTGCGCGTTCGTCGTGACCGTGACGTTCGCGAGCTTGGAAAGCTGCTCCACCGCCAGCTGCCGGGCGTCGCGGAGGTCGTCGGCCTGGTTCAGGGGGACGCCCTGGGCCGTCGCCGTGTTGAGCTCGGCCTTCGAGATCTGGACGTTGTAGTTCGCGATCTCGGTGGTCAGGGAGTTGACCGTCGCGACCTCGGTGTTGGCCTCGGTGAAGCCGCCTTCCTTCACGCTGGCGATCTGGTTGTAGATCGTCTTCGCCGTCGTGACGAAGGAGTTCGCCGCGCTGGAGACCGCATCCCGGTAGTTGTCCGAGGTCGGGTTCGCGCCGAGGGCGCTCCACGCGGTGTAGAGGTTCGTCGCCGCCGAGGTGAGGCCGGTCTGGCTCGTCGCCTGGGTCGGATCGAGCTGGGTGCTGCTGAGTTGCTCCGCGAGGGCGTCCTGCGCCTCGGCGGTGAAGGAATCCATCTCGGTCGCGTAGCCGAGGTTGGAGTTCTCGTTCTGGACCTGGGTGTCGAGGTACTTGTTGCGGAGCGAGGTGAGGCCGAGGCTGACGACGCCGATGCTCATGTCGCCGCCGCCGATGTTCAGCGTGATGTCCTCCGTGGAGACGACGCGCTGGCGGGACGCCCCCTCCGTGGAGGCGTTCGCGACGTTGCGACCGGCCGTTTGGATCTGCAGCTGGGCGACCTGCAACGCGCCGTTGCCCAGGTAGATTCCGCCCGCAAGACCAAGACTGTGTGCCATAATGCGTTCCTCGCTCCTATTCCTGTTTCAGAAAAAACCTAGACCTTCACGTCCATCAGCAGGCCGCTGCCCGCGAAGGCGCTGGAGATCGATCCCATGTGGTTGTAGGTGGTCTGCTTCCGCTTCGCGCCGAGGAACTCGCACATCACCTGCTGGAGGAAGCGGAGGCTGTTCTCCAGGAGCATGTGGTTCTGCTGGGCGAGGTCCTGCATCCGGCGGAACTTCTTCACGCACTCCTGCCGGAGGCGGTCCTGCCCCTCGGAGAGCGGGCGGGCCTGGATGAAGGTCTTGAGGTTGAGCTGGTGCCGTTCCAGGTTCGTCGTGAGGTGGGTGATCTTCTCGCAGATCGTGGGAAGCCGCGTCACGTCCCGGTTCAGGATGCATTCCTGCTCGTCCCGCTGGCACTGGATCAATTCGTCGAGCATCTCTTCGAGCTGCTGGAGGACGATCTGGCCGGCTTCGTTTTCGACAGGGAGGGTTTCGGAGGTCGCGGTGGTCATAAATTGGGGATGTTATTTGGAAAGAGGGGTCAGGGGCTCGTCGGCAGGGTTCACGGCGGTGGCGCGGAGGGCGATCAGCGATCCGGCGGGGAGCGCGATGCCCTGCTTCTGCGCCTCGGAACGGGCGTGCTTCTGCAACATCTGCTGGTACATCTGCTGGGCGATGCCCGTGGGGCCGGTGTTCTGCTGGGCCATCTGGGTGGCGATGGCCTGCTTGAAGATCCCGCCGAAGACCTCGCCGGAGAACTCGTCGGTCTTGCCGCCCGAGGTGCCGGGGAGGCCCTTCACCATTTCGTCGAGCATGTAGCCGTTGAACGTCGCCTCCATCTGGACGGCGGTGTCCTTCAGCTTCTTCGTGTCGGCCTCCTTCAACGCGGGGGCGGTGACGGGCTGGCCGGCCTGGGAGGCGATCGAGTTGATGGAGGAGATCGTCATGGTTTTGGCTTAGTGGACGACGAGGTCGGCCTGGAGGGCGCCGGCTTCCTTGATTTCCTGGAAGATCGCCATCACGTCGCGGGGCGTGACGCCGAGGGCGTTGAGCGCCGCGGCGACGTCCTGGGCGGTGGCGAGGTCGTTGAAGACGATGATCTTCTTTTTCTCTTCCTGGACGTTGAGGCTGACGTTGGGGGTGGCGATCGCCGCCCCGGGCGCGCCGGTGACGGGGCCGCCGGGGCCCGCCGGGGCCGCCGCCGCGCCGCCGCCGGTGATCGTCCCGTTCCCGTTGTTGACGATCGCGGTGTTGCCCGTGCCGGGAGGCGGCTGGGAGACATCGTAGCTCTGGGCGACCTGGACGGTGAGGTTGCCGTGGGCGATGGCGACGGAGTCGA from Verrucomicrobium sp. GAS474 encodes the following:
- a CDS encoding HDOD domain-containing protein — protein: MSDPTPTPPPGQPLPLSLVCEMARSIPCSPWLLPPLMDLLSKPEKAEANDVQSMIMKDPGLSTAVLRMANSAFFASSAQCETVADAVVRIGFKQLYRIAAGSLAGRWLANQPVGAYGWEPGDLYKHSLCVAVASEALAKKVGHGIQPELAYTAGLLHDVGKLALAHACADQFERIRVHQLEKNIPWRQAEHDLLGYDHTDVGGVLTEGWGYPVSLIEVACYYPRPRMAGNEQQPLVALVHAGKHLATSMGYGVGEDGFSVELDEELLQRLGVTEELLEKLLPEIVTGTEKLLSSGIPS
- a CDS encoding chemotaxis protein CheD gives rise to the protein MNTPLAPTSASGTEYRETIVGVADIKMASGASWIITTYALGSCLGITLYDPAKKIGGMLHAMLPDSKLHQSQGATKIAMFLDSGMNELLAQLKKAGAGSHLECKVFGGSQVMSADKFFRIGDRNIETFKTLSQTLGLRVGAWEVGGHVNRTIKFYLESGQVSVRTPNQPLFWK
- the csrA gene encoding carbon storage regulator CsrA, coding for MLVLSRKPGESIKLGDEIEVVIVAVEGQRVRIGIKAPREVRILRTEIDPKIIQSNQDAVLKPNVLPADLLRQAAEARARKDGEGK
- the fliW gene encoding flagellar assembly protein FliW; this encodes MAELDPIEREILDKTFTFPQGIPGFPTLHRFVFSQEEGHRPFTVMRSVEDVNVAFVVIEAFYLKPDYVMDVDDIELEPIGSPGPLDCVILFIIRLESGKPFRIHANLRAPLVLHKEKKLGSQIVLHDARYSEQETFEF
- the flgK gene encoding flagellar hook-associated protein FlgK; this translates as MAHSLGLAGGIYLGNGALQVAQLQIQTAGRNVANASTEGASRQRVVSTEDITLNIGGGDMSIGVVSLGLTSLRNKYLDTQVQNENSNLGYATEMDSFTAEAQDALAEQLSSTQLDPTQATSQTGLTSAATNLYTAWSALGANPTSDNYRDAVSSAANSFVTTAKTIYNQIASVKEGGFTEANTEVATVNSLTTEIANYNVQISKAELNTATAQGVPLNQADDLRDARQLAVEQLSKLANVTVTTNAQHSNMIDIALTDTPGVSLVTGIYGGGAGTSYALSVTGSDPTTGATGYAIGNDLTLTATSASNGTTTASPTGGSLGGLLNIDNNVIGKEQTTASAFSGGSSLLDRYNTFINNVVTGINSAVASGYDQNGAAVTTPFFTTSSSSSTASTGAFDLAVNQVYDLNNANYNNDLIPAATTTAGQLDGSNATKIAALADDPSTLSFYKSVVTTTAAARSAAATNLTSQNLMSTQVTNQRNSVSGISVNDETVDLLTFQRAFEASSKFINTLDQMYQTIINNLG
- the flgN gene encoding flagellar export chaperone FlgN, producing MTTATSETLPVENEAGQIVLQQLEEMLDELIQCQRDEQECILNRDVTRLPTICEKITHLTTNLERHQLNLKTFIQARPLSEGQDRLRQECVKKFRRMQDLAQQNHMLLENSLRFLQQVMCEFLGAKRKQTTYNHMGSISSAFAGSGLLMDVKV